A window of the Desulforapulum autotrophicum HRM2 genome harbors these coding sequences:
- a CDS encoding methylenetetrahydrofolate reductase C-terminal domain-containing protein translates to MIIADKKPIEEIIEEIKGFQRILVLGCNECVTVCEAGGKKEVEVLASLLRMHSIKEGEKKTIDERTLERQCDHEYIEEVRDIIDQYDAVLSLACGVGVQFMAEKYKTTPVLPGVNTCFLGATEQRGVWTERCQACGSCVLAATAGICPISRCAKRVMNGPCGGSTKGKCEINPELDCVWQLIIDRLKALGRLDDYEIVAPIKDWSTERAGGPRKVTREDVQV, encoded by the coding sequence ATGATAATCGCCGATAAAAAACCCATTGAAGAGATCATCGAAGAGATCAAAGGTTTCCAGCGCATTCTGGTGCTGGGCTGCAACGAGTGCGTTACCGTGTGTGAGGCCGGGGGCAAGAAAGAGGTTGAGGTGCTTGCCTCGTTGCTCAGGATGCACTCGATCAAGGAGGGGGAGAAAAAAACCATAGACGAGCGAACCCTGGAGCGCCAGTGCGACCACGAGTATATAGAGGAGGTCCGGGATATTATCGACCAGTACGATGCGGTTCTTTCGCTTGCCTGCGGGGTGGGGGTTCAGTTCATGGCGGAGAAATATAAGACCACCCCTGTTTTGCCGGGGGTCAACACCTGTTTTCTCGGCGCCACGGAACAGCGGGGGGTCTGGACGGAACGGTGCCAGGCCTGCGGATCCTGCGTACTTGCAGCAACGGCAGGTATCTGCCCCATTTCAAGGTGTGCCAAGCGGGTGATGAACGGTCCCTGCGGCGGATCAACCAAGGGGAAATGCGAGATCAACCCCGAGCTTGACTGTGTCTGGCAGCTCATCATCGATCGGCTCAAGGCCCTTGGCCGGCTGGATGATTACGAGATTGTGGCACCCATCAAGGACTGGTCAACGGAACGGGCAGGGGGCCCCCGAAAGGTCACAAGGGAGGACGTTCAGGTATGA
- a CDS encoding shikimate dehydrogenase family protein, translated as MKVFAIMSDDQAFRSRAPVMFSRVMKRIGIRGVYVPFKVDPGNIGQAMEAMRCLNIDGANIGNPFKESILPHLDVLSEGANIIKAVNTVVRTGSTLKGYNTNAIGFMDTLEKAGFDTAGRNALIFGAEGAAKAVVFILNWLRCERVQIAGRYKKNLDTLLATLEGEAVRLKDISTSPCTANILINASSASSPDEAPKFASIIERLEIKACELVVDLNYGHKNNFWKKLAQSRGIPFIDGLTPLAHAARRTLLLWTKIDVEAGEFIRALESDNREA; from the coding sequence ATGAAAGTTTTTGCCATAATGAGTGATGATCAGGCATTCAGGTCCAGGGCCCCGGTCATGTTTTCACGGGTAATGAAACGCATCGGCATCCGGGGGGTGTACGTGCCGTTCAAGGTTGATCCGGGAAACATTGGACAGGCCATGGAGGCCATGAGATGCCTCAACATTGATGGCGCCAACATCGGCAATCCCTTTAAAGAGTCAATCCTGCCCCACCTGGATGTCCTGAGCGAGGGCGCCAATATCATCAAGGCAGTTAACACGGTTGTCCGCACGGGCTCAACCCTCAAAGGGTACAACACCAATGCCATCGGATTCATGGACACCCTTGAAAAGGCTGGATTTGATACAGCGGGGAGAAATGCCTTGATTTTCGGAGCTGAAGGGGCTGCAAAAGCCGTTGTCTTTATCCTCAACTGGCTCCGGTGTGAAAGGGTTCAAATCGCAGGCCGCTACAAAAAAAACCTTGACACCCTCCTGGCCACCCTTGAAGGAGAAGCGGTCCGTTTAAAGGATATTTCAACGTCACCCTGCACTGCAAACATCCTCATTAATGCATCGTCCGCCTCAAGCCCTGATGAGGCGCCAAAGTTTGCATCCATCATAGAACGTCTGGAGATAAAGGCCTGCGAACTTGTGGTGGATCTTAACTATGGCCATAAAAACAATTTCTGGAAAAAGCTTGCACAATCCAGAGGTATCCCCTTTATTGACGGACTAACCCCCCTTGCCCACGCAGCACGGCGAACCCTGCTGCTCTGGACAAAAATCGACGTTGAGGCAGGCGAGTTCATAAGAGCACTTGAATCAGACAACAGGGAGGCATGA
- a CDS encoding flagellar basal body rod C-terminal domain-containing protein, whose product MGFAINTSASALKAFGTKMAVSANNVANVYSDDFKKSRALVTEGQNDAVKVDISKVDTGGPVETRMMNGEAVVPELSNTDLAGEFTDQIITQRAFEANTRTIQTEDQMLGTLLDIVG is encoded by the coding sequence ATGGGTTTTGCCATCAACACCAGCGCATCGGCCCTCAAGGCATTTGGAACGAAAATGGCTGTTTCAGCCAACAATGTTGCCAATGTATATTCCGATGATTTTAAAAAGAGCCGTGCCCTTGTTACAGAAGGCCAGAACGATGCTGTCAAGGTTGACATCTCAAAGGTTGACACCGGGGGGCCCGTGGAAACCCGAATGATGAATGGTGAAGCCGTTGTGCCGGAGTTGTCCAACACAGACCTTGCCGGGGAATTTACCGACCAGATTATTACCCAGCGAGCCTTTGAAGCCAACACCAGAACCATTCAAACTGAGGATCAGATGCTGGGCACCCTTCTCGACATCGTTGGCTGA
- a CDS encoding methylenetetrahydrofolate reductase, which translates to MKPLTPSRLEKILKLGHVAVTSECGPPRGSDPMAVISKGELIRNHVDAVNITDNQTSMTRMCSLAACIHLKKLGIEPVLQMVTRDRNRIAIQSDILGAASFDINNILCLTGDHQSFGDSAQGQNVHDLDSMQLIQTVRMMRDRGRFLGGDEIKRPPAMFVGAAANPFADPFEIRVPRLAKKVACGVEFIQTQCIYNLEKFELWMEGVRERGLDERVFIMAGMTPMKSVGMAKFMKNRVPGMDVPDEIIKRLAGVPKEHQAQEGLDICIEAIQRLKACKGVSGFHIMAIEWEEKVPEIVERSGLYPRPEV; encoded by the coding sequence ATGAAGCCATTGACGCCAAGCAGACTTGAAAAGATATTAAAGTTGGGCCATGTTGCCGTAACCAGCGAGTGCGGACCCCCAAGGGGAAGCGACCCCATGGCCGTTATTTCCAAGGGTGAATTGATTCGAAACCATGTGGATGCCGTGAACATCACGGACAATCAGACCTCCATGACCCGCATGTGTTCCCTTGCCGCCTGTATTCATCTTAAAAAGCTCGGCATTGAGCCCGTGCTCCAGATGGTCACCCGGGACAGAAACCGCATTGCCATTCAGAGCGACATCCTTGGGGCCGCAAGTTTTGATATCAACAACATCCTCTGCCTCACCGGTGATCACCAGAGCTTTGGGGACTCGGCCCAGGGCCAGAATGTCCACGACCTTGACTCCATGCAGCTGATCCAGACGGTCCGCATGATGCGTGACAGGGGAAGATTTCTTGGCGGAGATGAGATTAAAAGGCCCCCTGCCATGTTTGTGGGGGCTGCGGCCAACCCCTTTGCCGATCCCTTTGAGATCCGGGTGCCCCGGCTTGCCAAAAAGGTGGCCTGCGGTGTGGAGTTTATCCAGACCCAGTGCATCTACAATCTTGAGAAATTTGAACTATGGATGGAGGGGGTAAGGGAGAGGGGCCTTGACGAACGGGTGTTCATCATGGCCGGTATGACCCCCATGAAATCTGTGGGCATGGCAAAGTTCATGAAGAACCGGGTGCCGGGAATGGATGTGCCCGATGAAATTATCAAGCGCCTTGCAGGCGTGCCAAAAGAGCACCAGGCCCAGGAGGGACTCGACATCTGCATTGAGGCCATCCAGCGGCTCAAGGCGTGCAAAGGGGTGTCAGGCTTTCACATCATGGCCATTGAGTGGGAGGAGAAGGTGCCTGAGATTGTGGAAAGGAGCGGGCTTTATCCCAGACCTGAGGTCTAA
- a CDS encoding two-component system sensor histidine kinase NtrB has product MDTNDYLLGAIETLKRQIIVISDDYTILASRTKPDKSAGSGQDIKGQFCHSALYNLPKPCANCPVREVIRTGKPTISLPRMDNCTSACLYAYPMEIKENDTPAIVVLDFHLPSLDECDERRIASNAFLRNLIYSAVDGVIAADMTGRILIFNRAATEITGYSKEEAFESLDIRNLYPKGDAHRIMGYLRSDAHGKKGVIRSYKQLALQRDGTTIPISLNASIVYEGDREIATIGFFHDLTGTLRMEAELEKTQTQLLQAEKMSSLGKLAAGVAHQLNNPLGGITLFAQLMLEEHELSDDAKSDLSRIQRDAERCSAIVKELLEFARQTNREVRPHDINTIVSRTLFLLKNQSIFQNIDIVETYDKTLPQIPADGQQLNHVFMNIILNGADAMAGKGRLEIRTGFSADQTMVKIEISDTGPGIDKNLLSTIFEPFFTTKEVGKGTGLGLSMAYGIIESHGGRIWAENREPTGTRFIILLPLKLSKDLTPGIY; this is encoded by the coding sequence ATGGATACAAACGATTACCTGCTGGGGGCAATTGAGACCCTCAAACGCCAGATTATCGTCATTTCAGACGATTACACGATACTTGCATCCAGGACAAAACCTGACAAAAGTGCGGGTTCCGGTCAGGATATCAAGGGTCAGTTTTGCCACAGCGCCCTCTACAACCTGCCGAAGCCCTGCGCCAACTGTCCGGTAAGGGAGGTAATTCGAACGGGCAAACCCACCATCAGCCTCCCCAGGATGGATAACTGCACCAGCGCCTGCCTCTATGCCTACCCCATGGAAATTAAGGAAAATGATACCCCTGCCATTGTCGTGCTTGACTTCCACCTTCCCTCCCTGGACGAATGCGATGAACGACGCATCGCCTCCAACGCTTTTTTGAGAAATCTCATATACAGCGCCGTGGACGGGGTCATTGCCGCGGACATGACCGGTAGAATTCTCATTTTTAACCGGGCCGCAACCGAGATCACAGGGTATTCAAAGGAAGAGGCCTTTGAAAGCCTCGACATCCGAAACCTCTATCCCAAGGGGGACGCCCATAGGATCATGGGTTACCTGAGGAGCGATGCCCATGGTAAAAAAGGCGTCATCCGATCTTACAAACAGCTTGCCCTTCAAAGGGACGGCACCACCATCCCCATCAGCCTCAATGCTTCCATCGTCTACGAGGGGGATAGGGAAATTGCCACCATTGGTTTTTTCCACGATCTCACAGGGACCCTGCGCATGGAGGCGGAACTTGAAAAGACCCAGACCCAGCTTCTCCAGGCGGAAAAAATGTCCTCCCTGGGCAAACTTGCCGCAGGTGTGGCCCACCAGCTCAACAACCCCCTTGGGGGAATCACTCTGTTCGCCCAGCTCATGCTTGAAGAGCACGAGCTTTCAGACGACGCAAAGAGCGACCTTTCAAGAATCCAGAGGGATGCAGAACGATGTAGTGCCATCGTAAAAGAGCTACTGGAATTTGCCCGGCAGACCAATCGCGAGGTCAGACCCCACGACATCAACACCATTGTCTCAAGAACCCTTTTTCTGCTTAAAAACCAATCGATATTCCAGAACATCGATATCGTCGAAACCTACGACAAGACCCTACCCCAAATTCCGGCCGACGGCCAGCAACTCAACCATGTGTTCATGAACATTATCCTCAACGGGGCAGACGCCATGGCGGGCAAGGGCAGACTTGAAATCAGGACAGGGTTTTCAGCGGACCAAACCATGGTTAAAATCGAAATATCAGATACAGGACCCGGGATTGACAAGAACCTTCTTTCAACCATATTTGAACCATTTTTTACTACAAAGGAGGTGGGAAAGGGAACAGGACTTGGACTGAGCATGGCCTATGGTATCATTGAAAGCCATGGGGGAAGGATCTGGGCTGAAAACAGGGAACCCACGGGAACCCGGTTTATCATCCTGCTTCCCCTGAAGCTTTCAAAGGATCTCACCCCCGGAATTTACTGA
- a CDS encoding methylenetetrahydrofolate reductase C-terminal domain-containing protein, whose translation MIVAERKPFDEIKNMVSGYKRVLTVGCGTCVAVCLAGGSKEVETLNAELNLAFGKDKIKFGAETLERQCDMEFLAELDSKIDEYDALLSMACGAGIQFLAERFPNKPVFPAVNTSFIGVNLDVGWYEEKCRACGNCVLAMTGGICPVTMCAKSLFNGPCGGTNQGKCEISNDQPCAWYQIHERLAAQGRLDQIIAISPPNDWSNQKPRKVIQPGYEERVKTLGR comes from the coding sequence ATGATTGTTGCGGAGAGAAAACCCTTTGATGAGATCAAAAATATGGTGTCAGGCTATAAACGAGTCCTGACCGTTGGATGCGGTACCTGCGTCGCTGTCTGTCTGGCAGGAGGATCAAAAGAGGTTGAGACCCTGAACGCAGAGCTTAACCTGGCCTTTGGCAAGGATAAAATCAAGTTTGGCGCAGAAACCCTTGAACGCCAGTGTGACATGGAGTTCCTGGCAGAGCTTGATTCAAAGATTGACGAATACGATGCCCTTTTATCCATGGCCTGCGGTGCCGGCATTCAGTTTCTTGCCGAACGTTTTCCCAACAAACCGGTTTTCCCGGCGGTCAACACTTCGTTCATCGGTGTCAACCTGGATGTGGGATGGTATGAGGAAAAATGCCGGGCCTGTGGCAATTGCGTCCTTGCCATGACCGGTGGTATCTGCCCTGTGACCATGTGTGCCAAGAGTCTTTTCAACGGCCCCTGTGGCGGGACCAACCAGGGAAAGTGCGAGATAAGCAATGATCAGCCCTGTGCCTGGTACCAGATCCATGAGCGTTTGGCTGCCCAGGGACGGCTTGACCAGATAATTGCGATCTCACCACCCAATGACTGGAGCAATCAGAAACCGAGAAAAGTTATTCAACCCGGTTATGAAGAGCGGGTCAAGACCCTGGGGCGATGA
- a CDS encoding sensor histidine kinase, which translates to MERLNPEKIVVIDDESSLREGAQRILSRMGYEVFLAERGEEGLNIINSHPISIALLDMKMPGMDGMEVLKEIMAMNRGIIVIVITGYATVETAIQAMKMGAYDFIPKPYEPDQLRMVIKRANETLRLKINAQRMERERRRTLADLNTEQSRIHTILESLPNGVLVTDSQGEVVLLNPACYKLLHIDTDKKVPGKKPAGSICEYVNDEEVCALVMDISRGRYIDYNDIPSKEIKISNETYLLVLCRPVLGEKKECMGTVVNIMDISTIKVLDQLKSEFVAKVSHELRSPLSTIHEQLKMVMGGLGQTIGGDDQHLLSRAREKTGGLISTIGDLLDLSRIEAGMEIKELKEVQLDDLLKAICEFLEVRAAAKQQTLTFTPPETPVPPIKGDPLALESVFGNLISNAIIYTPEKGTIQVDCTVTGTNLRVRVKDNGFGIDARYMDKIFERFYRIKNERTRYITGTGLGLPIVKGIVDAMNGYIDVESEVNQGTTFTVILPLKQPQGGI; encoded by the coding sequence GTGGAAAGACTCAACCCTGAAAAAATTGTAGTGATCGATGATGAGTCAAGCCTCAGGGAAGGTGCCCAGCGCATTCTTTCACGCATGGGTTATGAAGTTTTCCTTGCTGAAAGGGGCGAAGAGGGACTAAATATCATAAACAGCCACCCCATCTCCATCGCACTCCTGGACATGAAGATGCCGGGCATGGATGGCATGGAAGTATTAAAAGAGATCATGGCCATGAACCGGGGAATCATCGTCATCGTGATCACCGGTTACGCCACTGTGGAAACGGCCATCCAGGCCATGAAAATGGGGGCCTATGACTTTATCCCAAAGCCCTATGAACCTGATCAGCTTCGCATGGTGATCAAACGGGCCAACGAGACCCTGAGACTCAAGATCAATGCCCAGCGAATGGAAAGGGAAAGACGAAGAACCCTGGCAGACCTCAACACGGAGCAGAGCCGGATTCACACCATCCTGGAATCGCTGCCCAACGGGGTGCTTGTCACCGACAGCCAGGGAGAGGTGGTCCTTCTAAATCCGGCCTGTTACAAACTTCTGCACATCGACACTGATAAAAAAGTCCCTGGGAAAAAACCGGCGGGATCCATTTGCGAGTATGTCAACGACGAAGAGGTGTGCGCACTTGTCATGGACATTTCCCGTGGCAGGTACATCGATTATAACGACATCCCTTCCAAGGAGATAAAGATCAGCAACGAAACCTATCTTCTGGTCCTGTGCAGGCCCGTGCTTGGCGAAAAAAAGGAGTGTATGGGAACAGTTGTCAACATCATGGACATCTCGACCATCAAGGTACTGGATCAGCTTAAGTCGGAATTTGTGGCAAAGGTGTCCCACGAATTAAGATCCCCCCTGTCCACCATCCACGAACAGCTCAAGATGGTCATGGGTGGCCTTGGGCAGACGATAGGTGGGGATGACCAGCATCTTCTCTCCCGTGCACGGGAAAAAACAGGCGGTCTTATTTCAACCATAGGTGATCTTCTTGACTTATCACGCATCGAAGCTGGCATGGAGATCAAGGAGCTTAAAGAGGTGCAACTGGATGACCTTTTAAAGGCTATCTGCGAATTTCTGGAGGTAAGGGCCGCAGCAAAGCAGCAGACCCTGACCTTCACCCCGCCTGAAACCCCTGTTCCGCCCATCAAAGGCGACCCCCTTGCCCTTGAAAGCGTTTTTGGCAACCTCATCTCCAATGCCATCATTTACACCCCGGAAAAGGGTACCATCCAGGTTGACTGCACGGTCACCGGCACCAACCTCAGGGTCAGGGTAAAGGACAATGGCTTTGGCATTGACGCACGTTACATGGACAAAATCTTTGAACGCTTCTACAGAATAAAAAACGAACGAACAAGGTACATCACAGGAACAGGCCTTGGGCTGCCCATTGTCAAGGGCATTGTCGATGCCATGAACGGCTACATTGATGTGGAAAGCGAGGTCAACCAGGGAACGACCTTTACCGTGATCCTCCCCCTGAAACAGCCCCAAGGGGGCATTTAG
- a CDS encoding hydrogenase iron-sulfur subunit, translating into MTEAFTPVILAFCCNYUGYSAADLAGSMRLKCPADFRIIRLPCTGKIDLIHILRAFERGADGVYVVGCMEGDCHFGTGNFRAKKRVNEAARLLDSVGVEGERVQMYNLSSGEGPLFAKYAMEMDQRIRALGPSPVREAIKKDKAAA; encoded by the coding sequence ATGACAGAGGCTTTTACTCCCGTTATTCTTGCCTTCTGCTGTAATTACTGAGGCTATTCAGCTGCGGACCTGGCAGGTTCCATGCGGTTGAAATGTCCGGCGGATTTCAGAATTATCCGCCTTCCGTGTACGGGGAAAATAGACCTGATTCATATCTTAAGAGCCTTTGAACGGGGTGCGGACGGCGTCTATGTGGTCGGCTGCATGGAAGGTGACTGCCACTTTGGTACGGGTAATTTCAGGGCAAAAAAAAGGGTGAACGAGGCGGCCCGGCTTCTTGATTCCGTAGGGGTCGAAGGGGAGAGGGTTCAGATGTACAACCTTTCCTCTGGAGAAGGCCCCCTGTTTGCAAAGTATGCCATGGAGATGGATCAAAGAATAAGGGCTCTTGGCCCCTCCCCGGTTCGGGAGGCGATCAAAAAGGATAAAGCGGCGGCCTGA
- a CDS encoding response regulator transcription factor: MNEKKRILVVDDEPDFASIVQTNLAKEGFQVDVAFDGVEAMEKIRAVPDGALYDAIVLDVMMPEKDGYEVCAELKKDAKYCNIPIVMLTAVADHVGSTRYSHADGMAMEADDYLPKPASAEEITKSVKRLTT, from the coding sequence ATGAACGAAAAAAAAAGAATACTTGTTGTTGACGACGAGCCTGATTTTGCATCCATCGTACAGACCAATCTTGCAAAAGAAGGATTTCAGGTTGATGTGGCATTTGACGGCGTGGAGGCCATGGAAAAAATAAGAGCAGTCCCTGATGGCGCGCTGTATGACGCCATTGTCCTTGATGTGATGATGCCGGAAAAAGATGGGTATGAGGTGTGTGCAGAACTTAAAAAAGACGCGAAATATTGCAATATTCCCATAGTCATGCTCACGGCTGTGGCTGACCATGTGGGATCAACCCGCTACTCCCATGCCGATGGAATGGCCATGGAGGCCGATGATTACCTTCCCAAACCTGCTTCTGCAGAAGAAATAACCAAGAGCGTAAAGCGCCTGACAACATAA